Proteins from a genomic interval of Hemitrygon akajei unplaced genomic scaffold, sHemAka1.3 Scf000067, whole genome shotgun sequence:
- the LOC140722021 gene encoding zinc-binding protein A33-like, with protein sequence MRENRFQESKQSHSVQTHVTSQFAELRQIITEKEQSLLRDIRKEEARILNPMEKNLREIQKNMRIIQEKISKLKEQMDQEDSVIFLKEEARRNRRISDDIQELSVTDEALPVEKFYHPYLLNTVLREKLDAIKRVSVTLDVETASPELEVSEDRKSVRWTWTWRNLPNTWKRFTGWACVLGSEGFTSGRHYWEVEVTGNRSWWLGVAAGSVERKGRVSLSPETGFWVIGRDGDVLHRDYDVFRVLSSPGARLPAGPIPGRVGVYLSYEFGTVSFYNAETKSHLHTFTGNKFTGKLYPFFATWDGNQLLRICSEVTV encoded by the exons atgAGGGAGAATAGATTTCAGGAAAGc aaacagtcacacagcgttcagacccacgtcacatcccagtttgctgaactgcgccagattatcactgagaaagagcagagcttactcagggatatCAGGAAGGAAGAGGCGAGGATTctcaatccaatggagaaaaatcttcgagaGATTCAAAAGAATATGAGGATTATTCAGGAGAaaatctcaaagttaaaggaacagatggatcaggaagacagtgtgatatttctcaag gaggaagctcgtcggaacagaag gatcagtgacgatatccaggaattgtcagtgacagatgaggccctaccggttgaaaaattctatcatccctatttgttgaacacagtgctgagagaaaaacTTGATGCTATTaagcgag TCTccgtcaccctggatgtggaaacggcgagtccggagctcgaggtgtctgaggatcggaagagtgtgagatggacctggacctggaggaatctccctaacacctggaagagattcacaggctgggcttgtgtgctgggatcggagggattcacatcggggagacattactgggaggtggaggtgacggggaatcggagctggtggctgggagtcgccgcagggtctgtggagaggaagggacgggtcagtctgagtccggagaccggattctgggtcatcgggcgggatggtgacgtgttacatcgggattatgacgtgttcCGTGTTCTCAGCTCTCCCGGggcccgtctccctgccggtcccatccccgggagggtgggagtttatctcagttacgagttcgggacagtttcattttacaacgcggagaccaagtcccatctccacaccttcactgggaataaattcacggggaaactttatcctttcttcgcgacctgggatGGAAACCAGttgctgagaatctgctccg